In Nitrospira defluvii, the genomic stretch GATCGTATTGAGCGAACCGTTGCGTGGCGCATCCAGGCCATGGTTTTCCCACTCCAGCATCATCCCGAAGCGGAACCATTTGTTGATGCCATACATACCCTGGAAATTGAGCGCCGGACCGGTCGTGGAGAGTCCGGAACTCTGCGTCATAAAGCTCGGCCCGACCCGGAAACCATACGTCATCTTGCCATCGTCGGCCATACCCTCATGCACCCACTCAGCGGCCTGAGCGCCGACAGGAACCACACTCAGTGCGATCGCCAGCACCCACGCCCCTACCCACGTGCCCCATTCTCCGATCCTGCGCATACGTCCTCCTCTGGTGATGTTCGACTTTCGGACTGGGCACTGTAGGCAAGGGCGGGCTCGATTTTCAAGCACACGTGCATCGGCAGCTGACAGCCATAACATGCGCTGTTCCTGTCGCAGCCTGATACGAATGATTGTCCTGGGAATTCAAAGAGGAGGCGGCATCCCGGCCGCCCCCTCGTCTTCGTGTTAGAACTGAGCAGGAAACTGGGCCGCCAATGCCTGTGTAAGCGCATCGGCCACCAGGTAGATGTGCTGCTTCATTCCCTTCCAGGTTTCTGCTTCGCGCGCATAGTCCCCCTCCTTCAATTGCTGAAACTGCGTGAGGTGGTGCGCGGCATGGGCCATGAGCAAGCCCATCAGCGTGTCCTTCGGCAGGTTCGGATTGGCCCCGCTGAGGAACGTCGAAATCTCAGCGGCATTCGCGGTGAGCGCCTTGACTGCCGAGTCCTGTTGGCTCGCGGACCCGGCCACGGTCGCATCGAGATGTTCCCGAATGCCTTGATAGTGCCCGGCCAGCAAGGTCATGAGTTTGTCTGCCGCCGGCTTCCCGTAGAACGGCTCAATCGACTGGGCAATCTGCTCGGCATTGGCCACCACCCCTGCTTCCGCCGCGCGTCTTGCCGCAGCGTTCTGATCCATCGTCGCCACAGCCACATTCCGGATAGAGAGAATATGGCCCAGCCAGAGGTCGCGCAACACGGCCTTCGTTTCCGCCACCTTGATGGGATTGGCGGTCGCCGCCCTGGACTCGGATGAAGCAGTCGAATCGGCACTATGCGCACAGGCAATCGGGAACAGAGTCACCATCAGCACAGCACACACACGAATGATCTCACGCATGATCGATCTCCTTTTAGAAATTGGTGGCGCACAACGACTCCCCGCTTCAGGACACAACTTGGGACTAACTCATTGCCCACCTCCTGGACACATGACGATATCTGCCGGCATCGGCCGGAATCCGGCTGTCGCTACGATGGGCAAGGATACTGAACGGGAGCGGCGCTGTAAGTTAGCGCGATAACAGTGGAGAAAAAATGACGCGATTCTAGAAGCCGGAGTGCTTGAGACCGGCAGAAGATTTCTCGGCGGAACCCAGGAATTGATCAAGGTCAGCGCGACGCAGCAGCAGTCCGTCTTTTCGCGCGTAATTGATGAGCCCTTGCTCGCGCAACTGATTCAGGAGGGTTGAGACGACCTCGCGACGCGCGCCGATCATCTGCGCGAGATCATCCTGACGGAAATAATGCGTCAGACGAACCCATTCGCCGTCCGGCTCGCCGAATTCATCGGCCAACCGCCCGAGCGTCCGCACCAACCGTTCCATCGTATTACCGAACGAGAGGGTCTGAATCTGATCGTAGGCCGCCGACAATTGTTGCGCGACATTGGACAAGAACAGGAGAAACGCCGGACGATTGCTCTGCAGATGGGCGATGAATTCCTCGAAATTCAGCTCCACGACTTCGCTGTCTTCCATTGCGACGGCCTGCTCCCGGCGCTCACCGGTACAATGGCAGAGTTCGCCGAAGACTTCGCCGGCCTGATGCAGACGCAAAATCAGTTCGCGCCCGTCCTCGGTCAGGGAAGTCAATTTCACAAAGCCGTACCGGAGAAAGAAGACGCTTTGCGCGGCATCCCCGAGCCCGTAGATGCGGCCACCTTTCGGCACACGCTGGCCTGGCCTACTCATCAACTGCTCACAAAGCTTGCCGCGAAAACAACCGGACAGCGCGAGACAATGCCGGTGGTCGACCATATTCATGGCGGTACGGATCATGAACAACTCCGGACGTCTATTCTACAGAGCGTACAGCTGGAATCACCAGCCCCCCACAGCCCAGTCGACAGGTCGACTCCCCATCTCGTGAAATAGGCATGGCGCCGCATCCCCTCAGTCGACTATGATGTAACTCATCGGGGAAAATCGGCCGAAAAACGGGAACACCACGATGCGGCCTTCCTCCCGCGACATCTCACATCACCCGCAGTACTCCGGCGCGGCATGCGCCGCTGGGCTGGGGTTCGCGTCCGTCATGCTGGCTGGGTCCCTTCTCTGGGCTGGCCCTCAGGATCAGCCTCAGACGGCCGACCGGCCGTATAAGGCGGAACAGGGCCGAGCCATCTTCAACGGCAAGGGCCTCTGCTCAACCTGTCATGGAGTCGACGGCCACAGAGATCAATTGCCCCCTCAACTCAGCGCGCATATCCGAGAGAACATTGAGCGACTCACTCCTGCCCCCCCTGACTTACGACGGGCGGACACACTGACATTGACCACGGATACACAACGATTCGAGATCATCCGTCACGGGCATCTCCGTACGGCCATGTATCCGCTCTCGCAGGGCACCCTGTCGGATGAAGACATACGTGCGCTGCTTCCATACCTGGCCGTGATCCGTGGCACTGCGTCGCGCTCCGTTCCCACACGTGAGCCTGCTACGCCCCTGCGAGGTGATGCGGCACAGGGGCAGCAACTCTTCCATGAACTGGGCGGCTGCGCCATTTGCCATGGCATTGAAGGCCATCTCGACCGGCGGCCCCCGATCTCGAAGGACTTGGCTCAACGGTTGGACGCGCTCCCGGCGCCGCCTGCCAATCTCCGGGACCCCGCCGCCCTGAAATCCGAGAACGATGAAGATCGATTTCTCTCCATCAAACGCGGACACCCCGGCACGGCAATGTACCCGAAAACACTCCTGCGCGATGAGGATATTCGCGACCTCGTCGCCTACCTTGCGACGCTTCGTGGCGGGGGCCGGTAGTCCAAGGATCCGCCGCCTCCATGCCAGGAACGTCCGACGTAGGGTTGGTCAACACACTGCTAACTCGGACCGGGGGGATCTTCGCGATCTTCTCCCATGAGCACGTCGACCTCTTGGGCTTCCAGCCCCTGTAGTTCGGTCAGAATGCTTTGCAGGAGCTGGCGGCGCTGCTGTAGGCCTTTCTTCGGAATATCCCGCGTCTGCGGCTCTTGCGCTGATTCAGGCAAATTCACGATCGCTTCGGCCTCACCCAACATGGCGTACTTGTAGGATTCGACATATTGGTGCGTACCGCCGAAAATCCTCGCGAGCATCGCTTCTGTCTCCCCATCAAAGGCATCGAAGGTTGGATGCACGACGGTCGCATGAGCCAACCCTTCAAGCTTCTCGATCTGGGCCTTGATGTCATCGCTCCTCATGCGGGCCTGATACATGGAATTGACCTCAACCATGGCGTGACCTCCTCTTTTATAATGGGGGTGGTATACCTCCTCTCGGACAGGATGCCAGCTAGGGATTCCCCGGGAGAGCGAAATTGTCAGTGGAGGCGGTCAGGTTCCGCGGGCCTTAGCGCAACGTCTCTTCTGCCAACCGGCGCACCAGATACCCCACGATGACGATATTCACCGCCAGCACCGCCAACCCAGACATCGACCAGTCCCGAACGACCTCCTGAAACTCATCGGGCAGCAGAATACACGTAGAGATGACCGTCAGATAGGCAGCCCACGAGGTTTCGCTCCAGAGGCCGAACCCCTCGACGAACAGCAGCGTCGCGTAGGACAGGCTGACGAGGCTCATCAGGAACAGACTGTGGCCCGGCAACGAATCCACCGTGAGGGCCAGGGCCTGCAGGAACCGCGTGTGGATGCTTAAGTGCAGCGCGTCCAGAACGG encodes the following:
- a CDS encoding outer membrane beta-barrel protein yields the protein MRRIGEWGTWVGAWVLAIALSVVPVGAQAAEWVHEGMADDGKMTYGFRVGPSFMTQSSGLSTTGPALNFQGMYGINKWFRFGMMLEWENHGLDAPRNGSLNTITLLPVNLEYRPGHFGALIPYVTSGIGVNINTKDQADSFAWRFGAGLDYPMTSLFQGAPKGLMLNMETAWKRNSADGDGSSMGLLFGVRHTF
- a CDS encoding Crp/Fnr family transcriptional regulator, with translation MIRTAMNMVDHRHCLALSGCFRGKLCEQLMSRPGQRVPKGGRIYGLGDAAQSVFFLRYGFVKLTSLTEDGRELILRLHQAGEVFGELCHCTGERREQAVAMEDSEVVELNFEEFIAHLQSNRPAFLLFLSNVAQQLSAAYDQIQTLSFGNTMERLVRTLGRLADEFGEPDGEWVRLTHYFRQDDLAQMIGARREVVSTLLNQLREQGLINYARKDGLLLRRADLDQFLGSAEKSSAGLKHSGF
- a CDS encoding cytochrome c, with amino-acid sequence MRPSSRDISHHPQYSGAACAAGLGFASVMLAGSLLWAGPQDQPQTADRPYKAEQGRAIFNGKGLCSTCHGVDGHRDQLPPQLSAHIRENIERLTPAPPDLRRADTLTLTTDTQRFEIIRHGHLRTAMYPLSQGTLSDEDIRALLPYLAVIRGTASRSVPTREPATPLRGDAAQGQQLFHELGGCAICHGIEGHLDRRPPISKDLAQRLDALPAPPANLRDPAALKSENDEDRFLSIKRGHPGTAMYPKTLLRDEDIRDLVAYLATLRGGGR
- a CDS encoding DUF2127 domain-containing protein; protein product: MTVKAPVRQQTSLAPIALFKVLKGLLVLLAGSGFLRWIDPEIETVLAPVLDALHLSIHTRFLQALALTVDSLPGHSLFLMSLVSLSYATLLFVEGFGLWSETSWAAYLTVISTCILLPDEFQEVVRDWSMSGLAVLAVNIVIVGYLVRRLAEETLR